In Desulfonatronum thiodismutans, the genomic window TTCTGTTTCTTGCCGCTCCTGTTTCGGCCAATGATCGTTTTCCAGTCCATGTTCTGAAGATTCAGGGTTCCATCAATCCCGCTCAACAAGATCTTCTCGATGAAGCAATAAACCATGCATTCAAGGAACAAGCCCAGCTCTTCGTTCTTCAACTCGACACGCCGGGAGGTCTTGGAGAAACTACCAGGAACATGGTCAAACAGATTCTGAATGCTCCCTTGCCCGTGGCCATCTGGGTTGGTCCTGACGGTTCACGGGCTGCCTCGGCTGGGGTTTTTCTCGTCGCCGCGTCAGCTATTGCCGGGATGAGCCCCAATTCCAACATCGGCTCCGCTCGGCCCGTTGGTGTCGGAGGAGAGGATATTCCTGAGGCTATGGCTGAAAAAATACTCAATGATTTCCTGAGTTTAGTACGCGCATCAGCTCAGAGTCGCGGGAGAAACGTCGAGTGGTACATTAGCGCTGTGAAAGAAAGCGCCAATCTGACTGGAACGGAAGCCGCCATGTTACGCGTGGTCGACCTTGTTGCGGTCAGTGTACCGGACTTCATAGAGCAGATCGGCATTCGAGGCTTTGAATGGCAAAACGAACGAATCTATTTCAACATTACCGATGTTGCTGTTGTCGACTTTGAACCAGGCCTTTGGTATTCTATTCTTTCCTGGATACTTGACCCCCAAATCGCCTATTTTTTGCTCATGGGAGGATTGGCTGGGATTTTTTTCGAACTGACCAACCCAGGCGCGATTTTCCCAGGCGTTCTCGGTGGCCTTTGCCTGCTTCTGGGGTTGTACGCGTTATCCATTTTGCCGACTAATGTTGCCGGCCTTTTGCTGATCCTTTTTGGCCTGATGCTTTTTGGACTTGAATTGATGATCTCCAGCTTCGGTCTCCTAAGTTTGGCCGCCGTGATTTCCATTTTTTTCGGGTCGGTGATTTTGTTTCGGTTTGAATACGGGATTGGAGGAGTCCCTATGCCCAGCATCATCGTAACGACCATAGGCATTTCCGCGTTTGTCGGGTTCTGTTTGTATTTGGTCGCCAAAGCCCATCGTAACAAGCCCTTCAGCGGGCCACACCAATTGATTGGGCAGACCGCGAAAGTCAAACACTGGTCTAAGGACCATGGCGTCGTCCACCTGCAGGGGGAATCTTGGACTGCCCTCAGCGACTCACCCTTATCACTTCAACCCGACGACGTTGTCTCTGTTTCCAACGTCGACGGACTTGTTCTTCACGTTATCCCAACGTCAACACACAACATGTCAGGAGGATGATTTCATGGGTGCTTTTTCTTCTTTTCTCCCGTTACTGCTCATTGTTGCTTTTTTTCTTTTCTCCGCGATTCGCATTCTTAATGAGTATGAACGTGGGGTCATTTTCCGATTAGGCCGGTATGTCGCGACAAAGGGACCCGGCTTGATCATTTTGATTCCTCTATTAGACAAGATGGTCAAAACGAGTCTGCGTACCGTTGCCATGGACGTGCCTCATCAGGATGTCATCACCAAAGACAACGTGAGTATTAAGGTCAATGCCGTCATCTACTTTCGTGTCATCGAACCATCCAAATCCGTTTTGGCCATTGAGGACTTCCTTTTCGCAACCTCTCAGCTTTCCCAAACGACTTTGCGCAGTGTCTGCGGCGCCGTTGAACTCGATCAGATTTTATCCCAGCGTGAAGAAGTGAACATGCAAATTCAATCCATCCTGGATGCCCAAACAGACGCATGGGGCATCAAGGTCTCCGGTGTTGAGTTGAAGCACGTCGACCTGCCTACGGAAATGCAGCGAGCCATGGCCAAGCAGGCAGAAGCTGAACGAGAACGTCGCGCCAAAATCATTAACGCTGAAGGTGAGTTTCAAGCAGCAGAAAGGTTGACACAAGCTGCTGAGATCATCTCGCGCAACCCTGAAGCCCTTTCCTTGCGCTACCTGCAAACCATGCGAGAAATGGCATCATCCGGACAAGCAACTATCCTGCCTATTCCTCTTGACTTTTTAAGACTGAATCGTCCATAGACAAAAAACAACGTACGCTAAATTAACTTCTAACACTTCTTCACCCGATGAATTTTCCAGCAATCAAATCCCAAATGCTCGATTTGTTTACTGCGATTATGCAGGCCGCTGATTCTGGTGAATTGCCTGCACTCAAAGACGTTACTTCTTTTTTGCAGGCAACTGAGAAAATGGCCATGAACGCGACTGAGGCGTGGCATTCAGAAGCAGAAGATTTTTTACACTTAACGCGACAACTACATATGGTTGTCAAAAAACAGAACATTCAAGAGTCTGTCCTTATTCTTGACGCACTTCAAGATGCTCAAGAATTCTGTCATCGGTCGTTTAAGCCGGAGAGTTAATGTTTCACGTGAAACATTAACTCTCCGGCTACCGGCTCATATTAAAAACCGGCAACCACTCACAGCTGTTCAGCGGCCTTTAATCATTTGGACGTCCGGCCATTTCCGGTGTTCTTTCTCCCGCGGTCGGTTGTGGGAGGACAAGCTCTGATTTGGTCGGGCGTCCGCGCTGAAATGAACTATGGGTAAACTTTTGGTGGGTATGATGTGGCTGAAGTTATAGTGCTTGCGAATCAGAAAGGTGGAGTGGGGAAAACGACTACCGCCGTGAACTTGGCGGCATGTTTGGCGGTGATGGAGAAAGCGGTCCTGCTGGTTGATTGCGATCCTCAGGGGAACGCCACCAGTGGAGTGGGATGGGACAAACAGTCAGATCGCGACGATCTTTACTCCGTCTATTTCACAGCACAAGATTTTCACAAGGCCGTTCACACGACGAACTTTCCATATCTTTCCCTGCTCCCTGCCACATCAGATCTCGTGGGCGCGGAGTTGGAAATGGTTGAAAAAAGGAATCGAGAATTTTATTTGCGTGATGGGATTAATTCTCTGAAGCAAAATTATGATTTCATCATCATTGACTGTCCCCCGTCGCTGGGGCTGCTGACGGTGAATGCGCTCTGCGCGAGCCGTCACCTGGTCGTGCCGATGCAATGCGAATTCTATGCTCTGGAGGGGATGGCCCAGTTGATGCGGACCTATACGCTGGTCCGCCAGCGACTGAACGCTGAGCTGGAGTTGCTGGGGGTGGTGCTGACCATGCACGATCCTCGCAGCAATCTGACCAAGGATGTGGAAAGCGAGGTGTGCACCCATTTTCCCGGCTTGGTTTTTTCAACGACGATCCCTCGGAACGTCCGACTCTCCGAAGCCCCCAGCCATGGCCTCCCAGTGATCAATTATGATATCAAGTCCAAAGGATCCCAGGCATATCTTAAGTTTGCGGAAGAATGCTTCGGCCGACTTGAAGAGAAAAGAAAGCGGGGCACGGGGCGCGGTTGAGGTATTGCCTCTGTTTTTCAGCTAGGCAAGACTCGCTTTCGAGGAAACGAATAACAAACGGCCCGACACCTTGGTCGCCATCTTGATGGCCAGGGCGTCGGGCCGTTGACATTGTCGTACGGATTGAATTCGTCCAGAAGGGCTATTTCATGCCCGGAGGG contains:
- a CDS encoding slipin family protein; the protein is MGAFSSFLPLLLIVAFFLFSAIRILNEYERGVIFRLGRYVATKGPGLIILIPLLDKMVKTSLRTVAMDVPHQDVITKDNVSIKVNAVIYFRVIEPSKSVLAIEDFLFATSQLSQTTLRSVCGAVELDQILSQREEVNMQIQSILDAQTDAWGIKVSGVELKHVDLPTEMQRAMAKQAEAERERRAKIINAEGEFQAAERLTQAAEIISRNPEALSLRYLQTMREMASSGQATILPIPLDFLRLNRP
- a CDS encoding GAK system XXXCH domain-containing protein; this translates as MNFPAIKSQMLDLFTAIMQAADSGELPALKDVTSFLQATEKMAMNATEAWHSEAEDFLHLTRQLHMVVKKQNIQESVLILDALQDAQEFCHRSFKPES
- a CDS encoding NfeD family protein gives rise to the protein MRHALLFYVILVSFILFLAAPVSANDRFPVHVLKIQGSINPAQQDLLDEAINHAFKEQAQLFVLQLDTPGGLGETTRNMVKQILNAPLPVAIWVGPDGSRAASAGVFLVAASAIAGMSPNSNIGSARPVGVGGEDIPEAMAEKILNDFLSLVRASAQSRGRNVEWYISAVKESANLTGTEAAMLRVVDLVAVSVPDFIEQIGIRGFEWQNERIYFNITDVAVVDFEPGLWYSILSWILDPQIAYFLLMGGLAGIFFELTNPGAIFPGVLGGLCLLLGLYALSILPTNVAGLLLILFGLMLFGLELMISSFGLLSLAAVISIFFGSVILFRFEYGIGGVPMPSIIVTTIGISAFVGFCLYLVAKAHRNKPFSGPHQLIGQTAKVKHWSKDHGVVHLQGESWTALSDSPLSLQPDDVVSVSNVDGLVLHVIPTSTHNMSGG
- a CDS encoding ParA family protein, with translation MAEVIVLANQKGGVGKTTTAVNLAACLAVMEKAVLLVDCDPQGNATSGVGWDKQSDRDDLYSVYFTAQDFHKAVHTTNFPYLSLLPATSDLVGAELEMVEKRNREFYLRDGINSLKQNYDFIIIDCPPSLGLLTVNALCASRHLVVPMQCEFYALEGMAQLMRTYTLVRQRLNAELELLGVVLTMHDPRSNLTKDVESEVCTHFPGLVFSTTIPRNVRLSEAPSHGLPVINYDIKSKGSQAYLKFAEECFGRLEEKRKRGTGRG